The genomic interval CGCAGGCATCACCGCCGCCTCGATGGGCCTGGCGGTCTCCAAGCACGGCAACCGTGCCGTGTCCTCCAAGACCGGTGCCGCCGATGTCATCAGCGCCCTCGGGCTGCCGCTGGAGCTCAGCCCCGAGCAGTCCGCCAAGGTTCTTCAGGAGGTCGGCTTCACCTTCCTCTTCGCCCAGGCCTACCACCCGGCCATGCGCTTCGTCGCCCCCGTGCGTGCCACCCTGCGCACCCCGACGATCTTCAACGTCCTGGGACCGCTCATCAACCCCGCCCGCCTGAGCTACCAGGTCATGGGCGTTTCCAACCCGGCGATGATGGACATGATCGCCTCCACCCTCCAGCGCCTGGGCCGCGAGCGCGCCCTGGTCATCCACGGCCTGGGCCTGGACGAGATCACCGTCCACGGGGCCACGAGCGTGCGCGAGGTGACTCCCGACGGCGTGCGCTCCTTTACGGTCACCCCCGAGGAGCTGGGGGTGCCCACGCGTCACCTGTCCGAGATGCTGGGTGGCACGCCCGCCGAGAACGCCCGGATCCTGCGCGACGTCTTCGAGAACCGGGGGCGGGCGGGGCACCGTGACGCCATCGCGGTCAACACGGGGGCGCTGCTGTACCTCGCGGGCCGGGTGGGCACGCTGCGCGAGGGCACCGAGGCGGCGCTTGAGCAGCTGGCTAGCGGCCGGGTGGCCAAGCACCTGGAGCGCATGGTCGCCGCCGCTGCCACTGTCTCTGCCACCATCTCTGGCGCCGACTCCGGCCAGGCGGACGGGACGGTCGCCTGATGGGAGCCTCAACCACCGCCGCCGACCGCCCCGAGCGGCTGCCCGTCTCGCAGCGTCTCATCGTCTCCGGCACCGTCCTGGACGCCATCGTCGAGGCGCGCCGCGCCCGCCTGCCCGAGCTGCGCGAGCGCTTCGGCCACCTGCGCGCCGAGGACCTGCCCCGCAGTGAGCGCTCCTTCAGCGCAGCCCTGCGCCACCGTTCGGGCCCGCTGGCATCCCCGCAACCGGCCCTGGTGCTGGAGTGCAAGTCCGCCTCGCCGTCCTTGGGCACGATCCGCGCCGACTACGACCCGGCGTCGCTGGCCCGCATGTACCGGCCCTACGCGGCGG from Actinomyces respiraculi carries:
- the trpD gene encoding anthranilate phosphoribosyltransferase is translated as MTTAPAENNAMSTGTDSRHERTEAARALMRTTVQGQVLSYEDASTVFAALGAGLLSEVETAALLAAMHARGERAEEVAGAAHAFRAAARPFPEVPMPLLDIVGTGGDGVGTINISTGAGITAASMGLAVSKHGNRAVSSKTGAADVISALGLPLELSPEQSAKVLQEVGFTFLFAQAYHPAMRFVAPVRATLRTPTIFNVLGPLINPARLSYQVMGVSNPAMMDMIASTLQRLGRERALVIHGLGLDEITVHGATSVREVTPDGVRSFTVTPEELGVPTRHLSEMLGGTPAENARILRDVFENRGRAGHRDAIAVNTGALLYLAGRVGTLREGTEAALEQLASGRVAKHLERMVAAAATVSATISGADSGQADGTVA